A stretch of DNA from Oscillatoria salina IIICB1:
CGCAGTACGTGAACGACATTGTCGGTTTAACCGCAGTGGTAGCTCGCCCCACCCAAACAACCGCAGCGACACCAACAGTAACTCGTCCTACCCAACCAGTACCAGGTCCAAGGATTAATAATCGCCCTACCCAACCAGTAACAGCAACCAGGACAAACAGCAGTCCCAGTGTAACCCAGCAAGCAGCAGCGAGTTCGGGAAATTTACCTGCCTTTAATCCTCAACCTTTAGGGAGTGGTTATGCCGTCTTAGTAGACTATCTAAACCAGCCAGAAATTGCTTCTCAACTTCAACAGGAACTAGGGAAAGAGGTAGGCTTAGTTTCTTATTTAGGTCGTCCCTACTTGCTAGCAACATCCACCGAAAACCAGACAGAAGCCAACCAATTGATGCAAAATTTAAGCGAGATTGGCTTTGGCTCCCTAGTAGTAAACAGTAGCCGGGTGACACTACTGACACCTACAGTCAGAAACTAAACCGTAGGTCCGAATAACAGAGAAATGCCAATACCCAAACCCAAGCCGACAATTACCTGAAAAGGAGTATGTCCGAGTAACTCCTTGAGACGATCTTCATTAAACTGCTTGTGTTCGCGGAATAACTCATCAATAATTTGATTGAGAATGCGAGCTTGTTTCCCGGCAGCTTGACGAACTCCCGCCGCATCATACATAACAATAACAGCAAACAGACAGGCGATCGCAAAATCAGGACTTGACCAGCCCATTGTTTGTCCCACCCCAGTTGCTAAAGAAGCAACCAAAGCCGAATGAGCGCTAGGCATACCACCCGTAGTTACCAAATAGCGAAGACTAACCTTGCCATCTCTAATTAATTCAATGACTAGTTTCAAAAATTGAGCGATTAGACAAGCTAGAATAGATACCACTAGCACTTGATTGTCTAGAATTTTGACAAAATCCTGCATTGTAAATAGTTTAAACGAAAAAAGAGAGCAACTTTGGCATCGGTAAATTTTAGTTAGAAGTTTGCGCTCCTCAAAACTGCGACTTTAGCGATCGCGGTTCATAATGAAATTAGCGATCGCCCGCAACGGTTCAGCTTTTTTTCCATAATCAGCTAACTCAGCATTAGCCGCTTCAATCAACTGCTTGGCTTGGACTTTTGAAGACTCAAGTCCCCACAAACTCGGATAAGTAGCCTTTTTCGCCACCAAATCCTTACCTGCGGTTTTACCCAACTGCTCCTGAGTAGCAGTGATATCTAAAATATCATCAACAATTTGAAAAGCTAATCCGATATTCTGAGCATATCTCGACAATTTCTCCAAATCTGAACTTTCCGCCCCCGCCAAAATCGCCCCAGAAACCACACAAGTTTCTAACAAAGCACCAGTCTTATGAGTATGAATATAATTGAGTGTATCCAGAGAAACCTCCGAATTACCTTCACATTCCAAATCTACTACCTGACCGCCAACTAATCCCGCCGCACTAACTGCACGACCTAATCTAGCAACCACTTGCACAATTCGTTGCGGCGGAACATTTTTCGTTTCTGTCGCGACATATTCAAAAGCATAAGCCAACAAACCATCGCCCGCCAAAATAGCGACATCTTCGCCATAAACCTTGTGATTTGTTAACTTACCCCGCCGATAGTCATCGTTATCCATTGCCGGGAGATCGTCGTGAATCAACGACATCGTGTGAATCATTTCCAAAGCGCAAGCTGTCGGCATCGCCATTGCCACCGTCCCCCCCATCAAAGTACAGGTAGAGAGGCAGAGAATGGGACGCAAGCGCTTACCTCCAGCCAACAGCGAATAACGCATCGCTTCATAGATTTTTTCAGGATAAGCTAAAGGCAGCGATCGCTCGAGTGCCTCCTCGACAAGCTGCTTTTGCTCTGCTAAATAAGTTTTTAAATTGAACACCGCCGCTTCCCCTTTGGGTGCAGGTAGTTCATCCGTCTTGACCATGCCTGGGTTTCTTCTTCCAACCAACTTGTAATCAGTTTACCTGGTTTGGTTCCCTGGATCATCAAATTATCCAGGAGAAAGGGAGGACAAGGAAGAATTGTTGGAAAAACTGGTAAGGTGCTAATTCCCAGTCACCAATTACAATAGTTTGAGAAACTCAGCCAACCAAACAGGATGAGCCGGCCAAGCTGGGGCAGTTACTAAATTACCATCAACCATTGCTTCATCAGCAGGAATATGAGTATATAATCCTCCTGCACGAGTAACATCGGGTCCGCAAGCCGGATAAGCAGTACAACTTTTTCCTTTTAAAACATCAGCCGCAGCTAACACCTGCAAACCGTGACAAATAGAAGCAATGGGTCGATCTTTTTCCGCAAAATAGCGACAAATTGCCAAAACTTTCTCGTTTAAACGAATATACTCTGGCGCCCGTCCGCCAGGAATTACTAAAGCATCGTAGTCAGAAGCTTGTATTTCCTCGAAAGTAGCATTGAGTTGGAAATTGTGACCGAGTTTTTCGGTATAAGTTTGGTCGCCTTCAAAGTCGTGGATTGCAGTTTTCACGGTGTCTCCGGCTTTTTTATCGGGACAAACAGCGTGAACTGTATGTCCAACCATTTGTAAAGCTTGGAAAGGAACCATGACTTCGTAATCTTCCACGAAATCACCGACGAGCATTAAAATTTTTTTACTCATATTTTTTCTTGATTTTCAACTATTGGGGACTGGGGAAGAGGGGGGAGACAAGGGAGAGGGGGGAGAGGGGGAGGACAAGGGAGATAAACTGATAACTGATAACTGATAACTGATAACTGATAACTGATAACTGACTAAGGTAATTTATAGCTAGCCACTCTAACGATCAATTCTCCCTCATTAGGGTCGCGACTAAAGACGAAGGCTCCTTTTTGGACTTCACCACTA
This window harbors:
- a CDS encoding divergent PAP2 family protein, which gives rise to MQDFVKILDNQVLVVSILACLIAQFLKLVIELIRDGKVSLRYLVTTGGMPSAHSALVASLATGVGQTMGWSSPDFAIACLFAVIVMYDAAGVRQAAGKQARILNQIIDELFREHKQFNEDRLKELLGHTPFQVIVGLGLGIGISLLFGPTV
- the crtE gene encoding geranylgeranyl diphosphate synthase CrtE, giving the protein MVKTDELPAPKGEAAVFNLKTYLAEQKQLVEEALERSLPLAYPEKIYEAMRYSLLAGGKRLRPILCLSTCTLMGGTVAMAMPTACALEMIHTMSLIHDDLPAMDNDDYRRGKLTNHKVYGEDVAILAGDGLLAYAFEYVATETKNVPPQRIVQVVARLGRAVSAAGLVGGQVVDLECEGNSEVSLDTLNYIHTHKTGALLETCVVSGAILAGAESSDLEKLSRYAQNIGLAFQIVDDILDITATQEQLGKTAGKDLVAKKATYPSLWGLESSKVQAKQLIEAANAELADYGKKAEPLRAIANFIMNRDR
- a CDS encoding DJ-1/PfpI family protein, with protein sequence MSKKILMLVGDFVEDYEVMVPFQALQMVGHTVHAVCPDKKAGDTVKTAIHDFEGDQTYTEKLGHNFQLNATFEEIQASDYDALVIPGGRAPEYIRLNEKVLAICRYFAEKDRPIASICHGLQVLAAADVLKGKSCTAYPACGPDVTRAGGLYTHIPADEAMVDGNLVTAPAWPAHPVWLAEFLKLL